The sequence CCACCAGTGGGCTGGCACCTGCAGCAAAGGCTTTATTGACGCCAATACCGACAAACACCGCCAAACCAATGGCATCAAGCACTGGCAGGATCCATTTTGGTGTTCGCCTCGGCTGACGTACCAGCAAAATAGTTGCCAGACAGGTTACCATCGCGACCACTAAATCGGTGGGATCTTTTACCCAAAATACCGGGCCATTGGCTAATGCCATATCACGTATTGTGCCGCCCCCGACAGCCGTCACCACCCCCAAAACCAACACACCAAACGGGTCCATGCGCAACTTCCCCGCCAGCAATACACCAGAGATAGCAAATACCGCAGTACCTAAAATATCCAGCCAATAAACCAGCATTAATGTGACTCC comes from Yersinia bercovieri ATCC 43970 and encodes:
- a CDS encoding TRIC cation channel family protein → MLVYWLDILGTAVFAISGVLLAGKLRMDPFGVLVLGVVTAVGGGTIRDMALANGPVFWVKDPTDLVVAMVTCLATILLVRQPRRTPKWILPVLDAIGLAVFVGIGVNKAFAAGASPLVAICMGVITGVGGGIIRDVLAREIPMILRTEIYATACIIGGIVHATAFYTFGMPLQQAMMLGMVITLGIRLAAIRWRLKLPTFEIEH